A segment of the Sphingomonas cannabina genome:
GAGCGTGCTCGAGGAGGGGCTGCGCGACGCCGGCTATGACGACATCCATGTCGTGCCGCCGCAGGGCGCCTTCGTCGCCAAGATCGAGCGGATGGCCCCCGACGTCGTGCTGATGGACCTCGGCAGCCCGAGTCGCGACACGCTGGAGGAAATGCTGGCGGTGAGCCGCGCGCTGGCGCGGCCGATCGCCATGTTCGTCGACCAGTCGGACGATGCGATGATCGGCGCCGCGATCGACGCCGGCGTCTCTGCCTATGTCGTCGACGGCCTGCGCAAGGAGCGGGTCAAGCCGATCCTCGACCTCGCCATCCGCCGCTTCAACGCCTTCGCCCGGATGCAGGCCGAGCTCGACGAGGCGCGCACCGCGCTCGCC
Coding sequences within it:
- a CDS encoding ANTAR domain-containing response regulator, whose protein sequence is MRIVIVDDSGLRASVLEEGLRDAGYDDIHVVPPQGAFVAKIERMAPDVVLMDLGSPSRDTLEEMLAVSRALARPIAMFVDQSDDAMIGAAIDAGVSAYVVDGLRKERVKPILDLAIRRFNAFARMQAELDEARTALADRKTIDRAKTILMETRGLAEPDAYALLRTTAMNQNKRIVDVAEALITAHSLLGGQP